The Limnochorda sp. LNt genome includes a region encoding these proteins:
- a CDS encoding flagellar basal body L-ring protein FlgH encodes MVAGLVLAAALVWGSATEVAAESLWAKAQETQAGFAGGLYADARARRVGDLVTIIIVERAEATSAASTGSEREGSLKIGPGQGLLDFIPLLGAAGGSSFDGSGRTVRSGSVKAQMTARVVEVLPGGALRLEGRQTIVINAEQQEIVLTGIVRPEDISRENTVLSTYVADAQIVVRGTGALGAQQKPGILTRIFDWLF; translated from the coding sequence TTGGTAGCGGGTCTGGTCCTGGCGGCCGCGCTGGTCTGGGGGAGCGCGACGGAGGTGGCGGCCGAGTCCCTGTGGGCCAAGGCACAGGAGACCCAGGCGGGCTTCGCTGGAGGTCTGTACGCCGACGCCAGGGCCCGTCGGGTCGGGGACCTGGTGACCATCATCATCGTGGAGCGCGCCGAGGCGACCTCGGCCGCGTCGACAGGGAGCGAGCGCGAGGGTTCCCTCAAGATCGGCCCCGGCCAAGGGTTGCTGGACTTCATCCCCCTACTGGGGGCAGCGGGGGGCAGCTCGTTCGACGGGAGCGGGCGCACGGTACGAAGCGGCAGCGTCAAGGCGCAGATGACTGCCCGGGTGGTCGAGGTGCTCCCCGGGGGTGCCCTGCGGCTGGAGGGGCGGCAGACCATCGTCATCAACGCGGAGCAGCAGGAGATCGTGCTGACCGGCATCGTGCGACCCGAGGATATTTCCCGGGAAAACACGGTCCTGTCGACCTACGTGGCGGACGCCCAGATCGTGGTGCGGGGCACGGGGGCCTTAGGGGCGCAGCAGAAGCCGGGCATCCTGACCCGCATCTTCGACTGGCTCTTCTGA
- a CDS encoding flagellar basal body P-ring protein FlgI: MAIEMMARRGGGIGALVLSVLAGWAAGALAQPAGTVAPLATPTVRIADLARLEGLRPNQLVGLGLVVGLEGTGDSRGVSVQMVANMLRNFGLAVDPGQLRARNVAAVMVTALLPSLARPGDRVDVTVSSMGDARSLAGGVLLQTPLQGADGEVYAVAQGPLVVGGSTARTVTAQRVHPTVASIPRGAIVERAVPAAVAEEGMVRLVLYQPDFTTAARMVDAINQELGAPLAFTLDGAVVTVRLPREYQQDPALLVARLEQLSVTPSAPAKVVINERSGTVVLGHQVRIAPVAVAHAGIRVEVGTTAPDGLDTTLGALPGIGEPPAGHAALVQAGASVAELVDALNASGLSPRDVIAILEAIRAAGALYAELEVL; this comes from the coding sequence ATGGCGATCGAGATGATGGCACGACGAGGCGGAGGGATTGGCGCCCTGGTGCTCTCGGTGCTGGCGGGGTGGGCGGCCGGCGCCCTGGCCCAGCCCGCAGGCACGGTTGCCCCGCTTGCGACGCCGACGGTGCGGATCGCGGACCTCGCCCGATTGGAGGGGCTTCGCCCCAACCAGCTGGTGGGCCTGGGGCTCGTCGTGGGTCTGGAGGGGACCGGCGACAGCCGGGGCGTCTCCGTCCAGATGGTCGCCAACATGCTGCGCAACTTCGGTCTGGCCGTGGATCCCGGCCAGCTGCGGGCGCGTAACGTGGCCGCCGTCATGGTGACAGCACTGTTGCCGTCGCTGGCCCGCCCCGGTGACCGGGTCGACGTGACGGTCTCTTCCATGGGGGACGCCCGCAGCCTGGCAGGGGGCGTCCTGCTCCAGACGCCTCTCCAGGGTGCGGATGGCGAGGTCTACGCGGTGGCCCAGGGGCCGCTGGTGGTCGGCGGTAGTACGGCCCGCACCGTGACGGCACAGCGAGTGCATCCCACCGTCGCGAGCATTCCTCGGGGGGCCATCGTCGAACGGGCGGTGCCGGCGGCGGTGGCCGAGGAGGGGATGGTGCGCCTCGTCCTCTACCAGCCCGATTTCACCACCGCGGCCCGCATGGTGGATGCCATCAACCAGGAGCTGGGAGCACCGCTGGCCTTCACCCTGGATGGTGCCGTCGTGACGGTGCGGCTGCCACGCGAGTATCAGCAGGATCCAGCCCTCCTGGTGGCGCGGCTCGAGCAGCTGTCGGTGACGCCGTCGGCGCCGGCGAAGGTGGTCATCAACGAGCGTAGCGGTACGGTGGTGCTGGGGCATCAGGTGCGGATCGCCCCCGTGGCCGTCGCCCACGCGGGCATACGCGTGGAGGTGGGAACCACGGCCCCCGACGGACTCGACACAACCCTGGGCGCGCTGCCGGGCATCGGGGAGCCCCCAGCGGGTCACGCTGCGCTGGTGCAGGCCGGGGCCAGCGTCGCCGAGCTGGTCGATGCGCTCAACGCGTCGGGGCTGTCGCCGAGGGATGTCATCGCCATCCTGGAGGCCATCCGGGCGGCGGGTGCGCTGTACGCCGAGCTGGAGGTGCTGTGA